A stretch of Pseudomonas sp. 7SR1 DNA encodes these proteins:
- a CDS encoding SDR family oxidoreductase — MDEPNPPVVVICGGSAGVGRATAHRFAAAGYRVGLLARGAQALADTEDELQQRGTRTLGIGVDVADAAAVLEAARRIEHELGPVQVWINCAMTTVFSPVRQLSAEEIQRVTSVTYLGTVHGTMAALALMEPRDRGVIIQVGSALAYRAIPLQAAYCGAKFAVRGFTDSLRCELLHARSGIRVCMVQLPAINTPQFDWARNKLDKRPQPVPPIHDPDVAARAILSVVRRTPRELWLGAASVKAIVGTCLMPGLLDRLLARRACTGQMTREDDDGQRPDNLFESQQSLHRIQGRFSGQSRADALALSSTQVSALLLVVCGLLAVTLLLF; from the coding sequence ATGGATGAGCCAAACCCGCCGGTGGTGGTGATCTGCGGCGGCAGCGCCGGTGTCGGTCGCGCGACGGCCCACCGGTTCGCCGCCGCCGGTTATCGGGTCGGCCTGCTGGCCCGGGGCGCCCAAGCCCTGGCCGACACCGAAGATGAACTGCAGCAGCGCGGCACGCGGACCCTGGGCATCGGCGTCGACGTGGCCGACGCCGCGGCCGTGCTCGAAGCGGCGCGACGCATCGAGCACGAGCTGGGCCCGGTGCAGGTCTGGATCAACTGCGCCATGACCACGGTGTTTTCCCCTGTCCGCCAACTCAGCGCCGAGGAAATCCAGCGGGTGACGTCGGTGACCTACCTGGGCACCGTCCACGGCACGATGGCGGCACTGGCGCTCATGGAGCCGCGTGATCGCGGGGTGATCATCCAGGTCGGCTCGGCACTGGCCTACCGCGCCATTCCGTTGCAGGCGGCGTATTGCGGGGCCAAGTTCGCCGTCCGCGGGTTTACCGACTCACTGCGCTGCGAACTGCTTCATGCCCGCAGCGGTATCCGCGTCTGCATGGTCCAGCTGCCCGCCATCAATACCCCACAGTTCGATTGGGCACGCAATAAACTCGACAAGCGCCCGCAACCGGTTCCGCCCATCCACGATCCGGACGTCGCCGCCCGGGCGATCCTCAGCGTGGTACGACGCACGCCCAGGGAACTGTGGTTGGGCGCGGCGTCGGTGAAGGCCATTGTCGGTACTTGCCTGATGCCCGGCCTGCTCGACCGCCTGCTTGCCCGCAGGGCCTGCACCGGCCAGATGACCCGGGAAGACGACGACGGGCAACGGCCGGACAATCTGTTCGAGTCGCAGCAATCGCTGCACCGGATCCAGGGCCGGTTCAGCGGGCAATCACGGGCAGACGCACTGGCCTTGAGCTCCACCCAAGTGTCCGCATTGCTACTGGTGGTCTGCGGTCTCCTGGCGGTCACCCTGCTGCTGTTCTGA
- a CDS encoding TonB-dependent receptor has product MHHRTSTAGLVGFTFTALAMAIASERLNAAEQSAGATEHVEVVGQAASIDQALKEQRSADSIKSVVHADGVAQLPDENVAEAVQRLPGVAVERDQGEGRFVSVRGLGPDLNSVTINGTLVPAPESERRAVALDVLPSELVQSLSVIKTLTPDMDANSLGGTVDVKSLSAFDHKGLFYTGSSEASYDKNTGQTSPKFSGAASDRFSLGDGIDNFGVAAALSWQKRDFGSDNVETGGAWDFEQGSRLEEFEQRDYDIRRERAGGGLNFDYKPDDFSSYYLRTLYSRYKDSEVRNAASIAFDDPQAPGEVGAAEGERKLKQREETQEIQSYVLGGERMFGLWTLSGQGGYSRSSEDSPGHIAGATFKGIDGFDGGFYDSDKPRPIIGPGFYDPTNFSLDKVDWEEQKTTDTEKNLRLDLARDYDLSGYASQVKFGGKVSRRDKDNDLDAWVYEDFDDLGFTDEQLNLGQFQKGNVDYRLGHYGPGISPGAIKQLLGGLDRDAFFDEQESRVNDFKMSEDINAAYLMNTVDIDDWRFIAGMRYEGTEFEAKGTGATDGVFTDTQTRRKYHHWLPGLHARYQLDKNTQVRAAWTKSVVRPTFGQLAPGFVIDDDEATFGNPDLKPLESSNLDLGIEHFMGHAGTVSAFVFYKDIKHFVYNTDLAGTGAWTDFAEAHSYANGDSAKLYGLELAYSQKFDWLPAPWNGLLLGANATFSRSDAEIEGFDQASGTQRKRSIDLPNQSDTVGNLMLGWEDDKLSLRLSANYKSAYLFELASIGDRDHDLHVDAQTFVDFSARYSLTKNLQVSLEAQNLTDEPYFVYTGHRSYNGQYEEYGPTYKLGLTFTHF; this is encoded by the coding sequence ATGCATCACCGCACAAGCACTGCCGGGCTCGTGGGCTTCACGTTCACCGCGTTGGCGATGGCCATCGCCAGTGAACGACTGAACGCCGCAGAGCAGTCCGCCGGCGCCACGGAACACGTTGAAGTGGTGGGGCAGGCGGCCAGTATCGATCAGGCCCTCAAGGAACAGCGCAGCGCCGACAGCATCAAGAGCGTGGTGCATGCCGACGGCGTGGCGCAGTTGCCGGACGAGAACGTCGCCGAGGCGGTGCAGCGCCTGCCCGGTGTCGCCGTGGAGCGCGACCAGGGCGAGGGACGGTTTGTCAGCGTGCGGGGCCTGGGGCCGGACCTCAACAGTGTGACCATCAACGGCACGCTGGTGCCGGCCCCGGAAAGCGAACGACGGGCCGTGGCGCTGGACGTATTGCCATCGGAGCTGGTGCAGTCGCTGTCGGTGATCAAGACCCTGACGCCAGACATGGACGCCAACTCCCTCGGCGGCACGGTGGATGTGAAAAGCCTCTCGGCCTTCGACCACAAGGGCCTGTTCTACACCGGGAGCAGCGAAGCCAGCTACGACAAGAACACCGGCCAGACCAGCCCGAAATTCTCTGGTGCCGCCAGCGACCGCTTCAGCCTGGGCGATGGCATCGACAACTTCGGTGTGGCCGCCGCGCTGAGCTGGCAGAAGCGCGACTTCGGTTCGGACAACGTCGAAACCGGGGGCGCCTGGGATTTCGAGCAAGGCTCGCGGCTCGAAGAGTTCGAACAGCGCGACTACGACATCCGCCGTGAACGGGCCGGGGGCGGTTTGAACTTCGACTACAAGCCCGACGACTTCAGCAGCTATTACCTGCGCACCCTGTACAGCCGCTACAAGGACAGCGAAGTGCGCAATGCCGCCAGCATTGCCTTCGACGACCCGCAAGCGCCGGGCGAGGTGGGGGCTGCCGAAGGCGAGCGCAAACTCAAGCAGCGGGAGGAAACCCAGGAAATCCAGTCCTACGTGCTGGGTGGCGAGCGCATGTTCGGCCTCTGGACCCTCAGCGGCCAGGGCGGCTACAGCCGCTCCAGCGAGGACAGCCCGGGCCATATCGCCGGCGCCACCTTCAAGGGTATCGACGGTTTCGACGGTGGTTTCTACGACAGTGACAAGCCGCGACCGATCATCGGCCCGGGGTTCTACGACCCGACCAACTTCAGCCTCGACAAGGTGGACTGGGAGGAACAGAAAACCACCGACACCGAGAAAAACCTGCGCCTGGACCTGGCCCGGGACTATGACTTGAGCGGCTATGCCTCCCAGGTCAAGTTCGGCGGCAAGGTGAGCCGGCGCGACAAGGACAACGACCTGGACGCCTGGGTCTATGAAGACTTCGATGACCTGGGCTTCACCGACGAACAGCTCAACCTCGGGCAATTCCAGAAAGGCAATGTGGACTACCGCCTCGGGCATTACGGACCGGGCATCAGCCCCGGTGCCATCAAGCAATTGCTGGGCGGCCTGGATCGCGATGCGTTTTTCGACGAGCAGGAGTCCCGGGTCAACGACTTCAAGATGAGCGAAGACATCAATGCCGCGTACCTGATGAACACCGTCGACATCGACGACTGGCGCTTCATCGCCGGCATGCGCTACGAAGGCACCGAATTCGAAGCCAAGGGCACCGGCGCCACCGACGGCGTATTCACCGACACCCAGACCCGTCGCAAGTACCACCACTGGCTGCCAGGACTGCACGCGCGCTACCAGCTGGACAAGAACACCCAGGTCCGTGCGGCCTGGACCAAATCCGTGGTGCGTCCGACCTTTGGGCAACTGGCGCCGGGCTTCGTCATCGACGATGACGAGGCAACCTTCGGCAACCCGGACCTCAAGCCGCTGGAGTCGAGCAACCTGGACCTGGGCATCGAGCATTTCATGGGCCATGCCGGCACCGTCTCGGCCTTCGTGTTCTACAAGGACATCAAGCACTTCGTCTACAACACCGACCTGGCCGGCACCGGCGCCTGGACGGATTTTGCCGAAGCCCACAGCTATGCCAACGGCGACAGCGCCAAGTTGTATGGCCTGGAACTGGCCTACTCACAAAAATTCGACTGGCTGCCGGCGCCCTGGAACGGCCTGCTGCTGGGTGCCAATGCCACCTTCAGTCGTTCGGATGCCGAAATCGAAGGCTTCGACCAGGCCAGCGGTACCCAGCGCAAGCGCAGCATCGATCTGCCGAACCAGTCCGACACGGTTGGCAACCTGATGCTGGGCTGGGAAGACGACAAGCTGAGCCTGCGCCTGTCGGCCAACTACAAGTCGGCGTATCTGTTCGAACTGGCGTCCATCGGCGACCGCGATCACGACCTGCACGTCGATGCCCAGACCTTCGTCGACTTCAGCGCCCGCTATTCGCTGACCAAGAACCTGCAGGTCAGCCTGGAGGCCCAGAACCTCACCGACGAGCCGTATTTCGTCTACACCGGGCATCGCTCCTACAACGGCCAGTACGAGGAGTACGGCCCGACCTACAAGCTGGGGCTGACCTTCACGCATTTCTGA
- the nirD gene encoding nitrite reductase small subunit NirD encodes MSQSNVVRIPVAQTPVQWRPLCSRQDLVPNSGVVAWHDGSQVALLYLPEQVDRPLYAIDNRDPKSGANVIGRGLLGSIKGELVIASPMYKQHFRLEDGHCLEYPEQRLRVWPVRLNGDVVEIGEH; translated from the coding sequence ATGAGCCAGTCAAATGTCGTCCGTATTCCCGTCGCCCAGACCCCGGTGCAGTGGCGGCCCCTGTGCAGTCGCCAGGACCTGGTGCCCAATTCCGGCGTGGTCGCCTGGCACGACGGCAGCCAGGTGGCGCTGCTGTACTTGCCGGAGCAGGTGGACCGGCCGCTCTACGCCATCGACAACCGCGACCCCAAGTCCGGCGCGAACGTCATCGGTCGCGGCTTGCTGGGCAGTATCAAGGGTGAACTGGTGATCGCATCGCCCATGTACAAGCAGCATTTCCGTCTGGAGGACGGCCATTGCCTGGAGTACCCGGAACAACGCCTGCGGGTATGGCCGGTGCGACTCAACGGCGACGTGGTGGAGATTGGCGAGCACTGA
- a CDS encoding CBS domain-containing protein yields MKTAAQLVRLKSVQNQQVHSIAPEQTVLEALRIMAEKNVGALPVIEDGQVVGVFSERDYARKMVLQGRSSVGTPVRTIMSAPVITADSQQSIDRCMEVMTDSHLRHLPVLDNGQLIGLLSIGDLVKEAIVEQADLIRQLEHYIRGH; encoded by the coding sequence ATGAAAACCGCAGCTCAACTGGTAAGACTCAAGAGCGTGCAGAACCAGCAGGTCCATAGCATCGCGCCGGAGCAGACGGTGCTTGAGGCGCTGCGGATCATGGCCGAGAAAAATGTCGGTGCGCTGCCGGTGATCGAAGACGGCCAGGTGGTGGGCGTGTTCAGCGAACGGGACTATGCACGCAAGATGGTGCTGCAGGGACGCTCCTCGGTAGGCACGCCGGTGCGCACGATCATGAGTGCGCCGGTGATCACCGCCGATAGCCAGCAAAGCATCGATCGCTGCATGGAGGTCATGACCGACAGCCATCTGCGGCACCTGCCGGTGCTGGACAATGGGCAGTTGATCGGGCTGTTGTCCATCGGCGACCTGGTGAAAGAGGCCATCGTCGAACAGGCCGATCTGATCCGGCAGTTGGAACACTACATCCGCGGGCACTGA
- a CDS encoding AraC family transcriptional regulator, with protein sequence MTIKTCWYETDCRFIPGHYQPAALIDLALSRDIDSHRLLRGTGLFHDDILAGRSRISPQQFLGLIENSRRLLDASDSSFLLGQRLLPGHYGPASHALRHAPNLHQALQTLIEQQALLSPLAAPRLLLDEHYAYVHWLDSCGAHDQWRFVLEASMTSMIAMSTWLSGERLPWQCSFRHSEPRYVEQYWVHLGEQTQFDRPLDLMRLPRHCLAQPWPDASATAGQVARIEAREQLDHLGFTASFLDCVYEYLRAHVRQTPSLEQTAQAFAMSPATLKRKLHKHHTGFQQQVDRVHTHVALYLYQVKGFSNEEVAQYLSFNDTANFRRSFKRWTGSTPNLIRQLLMLG encoded by the coding sequence ATGACCATCAAGACCTGCTGGTACGAGACCGACTGCCGCTTCATTCCGGGGCACTATCAGCCTGCCGCGCTGATCGACCTGGCGCTGTCGCGGGACATCGACAGCCATCGCCTGCTGCGCGGCACCGGGTTGTTCCATGACGATATCCTGGCCGGCCGCAGCCGCATCAGCCCGCAGCAGTTTCTTGGCCTGATCGAGAACAGTCGGCGCCTGCTGGATGCCAGCGACAGCAGTTTCCTCTTAGGCCAGCGGCTGTTACCTGGGCACTATGGGCCGGCCAGCCATGCCTTGCGCCATGCGCCGAACCTGCACCAGGCCCTGCAGACCCTGATCGAGCAACAGGCGCTGCTCAGTCCGCTGGCCGCACCACGCCTGCTGCTGGATGAGCATTACGCCTACGTCCACTGGCTGGACAGCTGCGGCGCCCATGACCAGTGGCGCTTCGTGCTGGAAGCGAGCATGACCTCGATGATCGCGATGAGCACCTGGCTGAGCGGCGAACGCCTGCCGTGGCAATGCAGCTTTCGCCACAGCGAGCCGCGTTATGTGGAGCAATACTGGGTACATCTGGGGGAACAGACACAGTTCGACCGGCCCCTGGACCTGATGCGCCTGCCCCGCCACTGCCTGGCCCAGCCCTGGCCCGACGCTTCGGCCACCGCCGGCCAGGTGGCACGGATCGAAGCCCGGGAACAGCTCGATCACCTGGGCTTCACCGCCAGTTTCCTCGACTGCGTCTACGAGTACCTGCGTGCCCATGTGCGCCAGACCCCGAGCCTGGAGCAGACCGCCCAAGCGTTTGCCATGAGCCCGGCCACCCTCAAGCGCAAGTTGCACAAGCACCACACCGGGTTTCAGCAACAGGTGGACCGGGTGCATACCCATGTGGCCTTGTACCTGTATCAGGTCAAGGGCTTCAGCAATGAAGAGGTGGCGCAGTACCTGAGCTTCAATGACACCGCGAACTTCCGGCGCTCGTTCAAGCGCTGGACCGGCAGCACGCCCAACCTGATTCGCCAACTGCTGATGCTGGGCTGA
- a CDS encoding GGDEF domain-containing protein — translation MFCVLGPHRFKLALLLLAANLGLILHLACGELKPVAQWVWLDILGEGGSALLALVWLGLVLKSRPAGRVTNYLILGLGCIFFSWWIDSLDEFIHLPDSITWDHWLESGPMPVGMILLTLGIYHWHREQLAINGQMEKRERLFREHRLFDKLTPLGGADFLKHELSACLEDSRRRQQPLSLLALDLDNFTAINQRFGHGEGDAVLQAVSQLVVLNLRRQDLLCRLAGDRFVVLLPDTGESQARRLAAELQDAVRSLAHKTRQHGERLQLLASAAVVMAFDESPEALLKRLNLALAQSRPSLAKSA, via the coding sequence ATGTTCTGCGTGCTCGGCCCGCATCGTTTCAAACTCGCCCTGCTGCTCTTGGCCGCCAACCTCGGGTTGATCCTGCACCTGGCCTGTGGCGAGCTCAAACCCGTCGCACAATGGGTCTGGCTGGACATCCTGGGCGAAGGCGGCTCGGCGCTGCTGGCACTGGTCTGGCTGGGCCTGGTGCTCAAGAGCCGGCCGGCCGGACGAGTGACCAACTACCTGATCCTGGGCCTGGGCTGCATCTTCTTTTCCTGGTGGATCGACAGCCTCGACGAGTTCATCCATCTGCCCGACAGCATCACCTGGGATCATTGGCTGGAATCCGGCCCGATGCCGGTGGGCATGATCCTGCTGACCCTCGGCATCTACCACTGGCACCGCGAGCAACTGGCAATCAATGGCCAGATGGAAAAGCGCGAACGACTGTTCCGCGAGCACCGCTTGTTCGACAAGCTCACGCCCCTGGGCGGCGCGGACTTCCTCAAGCACGAATTGTCCGCCTGCCTGGAAGACAGCCGGCGCCGCCAGCAACCGCTGTCGCTGCTGGCCCTGGACCTGGACAACTTCACCGCCATCAACCAGCGTTTCGGCCACGGCGAGGGCGATGCAGTGCTCCAGGCCGTCAGCCAGTTGGTGGTGCTGAACCTGCGCCGCCAGGACCTGCTGTGCCGGCTGGCTGGCGATCGTTTCGTGGTGCTGTTGCCCGACACCGGCGAAAGCCAGGCCCGGCGCCTGGCCGCAGAGTTGCAGGACGCGGTGCGCAGCCTGGCTCACAAGACCCGGCAACACGGCGAACGCCTGCAACTGCTGGCCAGTGCGGCGGTGGTGATGGCGTTCGACGAATCCCCCGAGGCCCTGCTCAAACGTCTCAACCTGGCGCTGGCCCAATCCCGGCCCAGCCTGGCGAAAAGCGCCTGA
- a CDS encoding CBS domain-containing protein, with product MKVNEIMSREIRTVSPDTPLREIALIMRQADIGALIINQDDRMAGMITDRDLVIRAMADGMDLNTPVSRIMSDEVRYCFEDEEVDHVAKNMAQLEKRRLPVVNRDKRLVGMVSLANVASCNADKLSANLLRGVARPH from the coding sequence ATGAAAGTCAATGAAATCATGAGTCGGGAAATTCGCACGGTTTCACCCGATACGCCGCTGCGCGAGATCGCACTGATCATGCGCCAGGCCGACATCGGCGCGCTGATCATCAACCAGGACGACCGCATGGCCGGGATGATCACCGACCGCGACCTGGTGATTCGCGCCATGGCCGACGGCATGGACCTGAACACCCCGGTCAGCCGGATCATGAGCGACGAGGTGCGCTACTGCTTCGAAGACGAAGAAGTCGACCATGTCGCCAAGAACATGGCCCAGCTGGAAAAACGTCGCCTGCCGGTGGTAAACCGCGACAAGCGGCTGGTGGGCATGGTGTCGCTGGCCAACGTCGCCAGCTGCAACGCCGACAAGCTCAGTGCCAACCTGCTGCGGGGCGTGGCGCGGCCTCACTGA
- the nirB gene encoding nitrite reductase large subunit NirB produces MNSNVASLNKLQTLIVIGNGMVGHHCVEQLIERGALNHYRVHVFSEEPMRAYDRVHLSEYFSGRDAESLALGEASLYQTPGVTLHLGVPVQEIDRQARQVVIAGDRISYDKLVLATGSYPFVPPIQGAQGDACLVYRTLEDLDAIRAAAGNARRGVVVGGGLLGLEAANALKTLGLEAHVVEFAPRLMPVQLDERGGLALKARIEMLGVGVHLSKGTQSITAGEQYRYRMNFGDDDFLETDFIVFSAGIRAQDALARQSGLPIGPRGGVVIDDQCMTCDPDIYAIGECAAWNGSIFGLVAPGYQMARSVAARLCGENAEPFTGADMSTKLKLLGVDVGSIGDAHGNTPGSRSFQFIDETSASYRRLVVDAAGKRVIGAVLVGDNSYYDTLLQYMQNGIALPKDAASLILPSSAGAPTLGPAALPETATICSCHNVTKGSICSAIDSGCTDLGQLKCDTKAGTGCGGCAALVKQVFEHELVARGVSVDKSLCEHFAYTRQELYALVRVEGIISFEELLAKHGRGHTGCDLCKPAVGSILASCWNQPIMDPSLVPLQDTNDTFMANMQKNGTYSVVPRIAGGEITADKLIAIGVVAKKYDLYTKITGGQRIDLFGAQLHQLPDIWAELIEAGFETGHAYGKSTRTVKSCVGSTWCRYGVQDSVQMALTIEDRYKGLRSPHKLKFAVSGCTRECAEAQSKDVGVIATEKGWNLYVAGNGGMRPRHAELFATDLDDEALIRYIDRFLMFYIRTADKLQRTSVWRESLEGGLDYLKDVIIHDSLGLGTELEAQMQLVVDRYECEWANALKDPEKLKRFRTFVNDGRGDPDVHFVRERGQRRPVHAGELHLIPVTEEVL; encoded by the coding sequence ATGAATTCCAACGTCGCTTCCCTGAACAAGCTGCAAACGCTGATCGTGATCGGCAATGGCATGGTCGGCCATCACTGCGTCGAGCAACTGATCGAGCGCGGTGCCCTCAACCATTACCGCGTGCACGTGTTCAGCGAAGAGCCGATGCGTGCCTATGACCGTGTGCACCTGTCCGAGTATTTTTCAGGTCGTGATGCCGAGTCCCTGGCCCTCGGCGAAGCGTCGCTGTACCAGACGCCAGGCGTCACCCTGCACCTGGGCGTACCTGTCCAGGAGATCGATCGCCAGGCGCGCCAGGTGGTGATTGCCGGGGATCGCATCAGCTACGACAAGTTGGTACTCGCCACCGGGTCCTACCCGTTCGTGCCACCGATCCAGGGTGCCCAAGGCGATGCCTGCCTGGTCTATCGCACCCTCGAGGACCTCGATGCCATTCGCGCCGCTGCCGGCAATGCCCGTCGCGGCGTGGTGGTCGGTGGCGGCCTGTTGGGCCTGGAAGCGGCCAATGCCCTCAAGACCCTCGGCCTGGAAGCCCATGTGGTGGAGTTCGCGCCACGGTTGATGCCGGTGCAACTGGACGAGCGGGGCGGCCTGGCGCTCAAGGCCCGTATCGAGATGCTGGGTGTCGGTGTGCACCTGTCCAAGGGAACCCAGTCCATTACCGCCGGTGAGCAGTATCGCTACCGGATGAATTTCGGTGACGATGATTTCCTGGAAACCGATTTCATCGTGTTCTCCGCCGGTATCCGTGCCCAGGACGCCCTGGCGCGCCAGAGCGGATTGCCCATCGGCCCACGCGGTGGCGTGGTCATCGATGACCAGTGCATGACCTGCGATCCGGACATCTACGCCATCGGCGAATGCGCCGCCTGGAACGGCAGCATCTTCGGCCTGGTCGCTCCGGGTTACCAGATGGCCCGCAGTGTCGCGGCACGACTGTGCGGTGAAAATGCCGAGCCGTTCACCGGTGCCGACATGTCCACCAAGCTGAAACTGCTTGGCGTGGACGTCGGTTCCATCGGTGATGCCCATGGCAACACCCCAGGCTCGCGCAGCTTCCAGTTCATCGACGAAACCAGCGCCAGCTATCGGCGACTGGTGGTGGACGCCGCCGGCAAGCGAGTGATCGGCGCGGTGCTGGTGGGTGACAACAGTTACTACGACACGCTGTTGCAATACATGCAGAACGGCATCGCGCTGCCCAAGGATGCCGCCAGCCTGATCCTGCCGTCGTCTGCCGGCGCTCCGACACTGGGCCCGGCGGCGTTGCCCGAAACCGCCACGATCTGCTCGTGCCACAACGTCACCAAGGGGTCGATCTGCTCGGCCATCGACAGCGGTTGCACCGATCTCGGACAACTGAAGTGCGACACCAAGGCCGGCACCGGTTGCGGCGGCTGTGCCGCGTTGGTCAAGCAGGTGTTCGAACACGAGCTGGTCGCCCGTGGCGTCAGCGTCGACAAGAGCCTGTGCGAACATTTCGCCTACACCCGGCAGGAGCTGTACGCGCTGGTGCGGGTGGAAGGCATCATCAGTTTCGAGGAGCTGCTGGCCAAGCACGGTCGCGGGCACACCGGCTGCGACCTCTGCAAGCCGGCGGTTGGCTCGATCCTGGCCTCCTGCTGGAACCAGCCGATCATGGACCCGTCACTGGTGCCGTTGCAGGACACCAACGACACCTTCATGGCGAACATGCAGAAGAACGGTACCTATTCGGTGGTGCCCCGGATCGCCGGTGGCGAGATCACCGCTGACAAGCTGATCGCCATCGGCGTGGTCGCCAAGAAATATGACCTTTACACCAAGATCACCGGTGGCCAGCGCATCGACCTGTTCGGCGCCCAGTTGCACCAGCTGCCGGACATCTGGGCCGAGCTGATCGAGGCCGGCTTCGAAACCGGGCATGCCTACGGCAAATCCACCCGTACGGTGAAATCCTGCGTCGGCAGCACCTGGTGCCGCTACGGTGTGCAGGACAGCGTGCAGATGGCCCTGACTATCGAAGATCGCTACAAGGGCCTGCGTTCGCCTCACAAGCTCAAGTTCGCCGTATCCGGTTGCACCCGCGAGTGCGCCGAGGCCCAGAGCAAGGACGTCGGCGTGATCGCCACCGAGAAGGGCTGGAACCTCTACGTGGCCGGTAATGGGGGTATGCGTCCACGGCATGCGGAGCTGTTCGCCACCGACCTGGACGACGAAGCCCTGATCCGCTACATCGACCGCTTCCTGATGTTCTACATCCGCACCGCCGACAAGCTGCAGCGCACATCGGTCTGGCGCGAAAGCCTGGAGGGCGGCCTGGACTACCTCAAGGACGTGATCATCCATGACAGCCTGGGCCTGGGCACCGAGCTCGAAGCCCAGATGCAACTGGTGGTCGACCGCTACGAATGCGAGTGGGCCAATGCCCTGAAAGACCCGGAAAAGCTCAAGCGTTTCCGTACCTTCGTCAACGATGGCCGCGGCGACCCGGATGTCCATTTCGTCAGGGAACGCGGCCAGCGCCGGCCGGTTCATGCCGGCGAACTTCACCTGATTCCCGTCACCGAGGAGGTGCTCTGA